CTGCATCCATGCGATTCCCGTTGCGCGGCAGTGGGTAGGATAGAACGTTGCCGCCAGCGTCTGTAGGCCGGATTGCGCGCCGTTCATGGTGATCCCCATCAGGAAGATCAGCGCGCCAAACAGGATGATGTGGTTGTTTTCAAACCCGAGCGCAAGGGCGAACAGCATGGTCAGGATAAAACCGGTGGTGACCACTTTGTGCGCTTCCCAGCGGTCCATCATCCAGCCTGCCAACAGGATCCCTGCCGTACCGCCGAAGGTGAACAGCGAGGTGAGCCACGCCGATTCCGCGAGAGGGTAACCCATTCCCAGCATCAGCGTCGGCATCCAGCTCAGTAACACGTAGTAGATAACCAGCCCCATAAAGTAGGTCGTCCAGAGCATCAGCGTGCCGGGTAGCCAGGGCATGCTGAACAGTTGCGCCACGCTGCCCTTTTTGTCTGCAGTGCGTTCTTCATCCAGATAAAACTGGGTGACCTGCTCAAGATTGCCCGTGATGAAACGCTGGGCGACACGTCTGATTTGCGCGATGTCTTTACCCCGATGAACCAGATATTTGACCGACTCCGGCAGGAATAGCACCAGTAATACGGTTAAGACCAGCGGGGCGATTGCACCCGCCAGCAGCACGCTGTGCCAGCCGTAGTTGGGGATAAGCCAGGAAGAGATTGCCCCGCCCCCTGCAGCGCCAAGAGGAAAACCGCAGTACATCGCGTTAATCGTCATCGA
This Citrobacter enshiensis DNA region includes the following protein-coding sequences:
- a CDS encoding MFS transporter, producing MVYSGKVNIQQAIDDTPFSRFHWVIIVLGFLVLAIDGFDTAAMGYIAPTLSADWGIQKQDLGPVLSAALLGLSLGALVAGPMSDRIGRKRVLVFSCLFFGLASLGTAYAQSLNMLTLWRFLTGLGLGAAMPNAITLVSEFAPKRCRSMTINAMYCGFPLGAAGGGAISSWLIPNYGWHSVLLAGAIAPLVLTVLLVLFLPESVKYLVHRGKDIAQIRRVAQRFITGNLEQVTQFYLDEERTADKKGSVAQLFSMPWLPGTLMLWTTYFMGLVIYYVLLSWMPTLMLGMGYPLAESAWLTSLFTFGGTAGILLAGWMMDRWEAHKVVTTGFILTMLFALALGFENNHIILFGALIFLMGITMNGAQSGLQTLAATFYPTHCRATGIAWMQGVGRFGGVAGTMTSAQLLSLQWQADSILMFLSLPALVAAAATLYKLQRYKLQRLTVA